The sequence ATCAGGAAGTTAATACTGCCTGTCGTATTCCACAGGGTGTGGAGAATGGCGGCAGTTAGATACCCTACCCCTAAAATTTGCCATCGTTTTGAGGGTTTAAGGACACTCAACCCAATGAAATAGCCGAGATAACCGCTGTAAGCCATATGCCCGGCGATCGATCCCAACACACGCGGGATCAGTAATTGCAGTCCAACCAGTTCGCCCGTCCCTTCTCCAGCTTGCAGCGTCACATCGTTGATAATGTTGGGCACGTACTGCCCCAGGGTTTCCAGTAGGGTAAATCCAACGGCTGAAGCGGTTCCCAGCAGAATGCCATCGAGTGGCTCCCACACCCCAATCCGCTCCCGTAGGGGCGATCGCAGTTGGGTGCCAATGTAGTATGCCAGCAGGACAGGAATAGCTTTGAGGAGTTCCTCCATCAGTCCGGCACCAAAAAACATTCCCACGAGCAAGTTGAGAAAATTGCCAGAGGGTTCGCCTTCGGGAATCGACCCCGGCAGAATGACGCGAAACACCAGGATAAATAGCTCTAGCACTGGGCTGACCAGCAACAGCATGGTCATGACTCCAGCGGAAACGAGCAACCACCAGGGTTTGCGCTTGCCACAGAGTTGGTAGACGAAATAGTAAGCGGCACCAGCGATGTAGGCAGCTAGCAGCAGGTTGAAGAGGACTGGTGTTCCCACGGCGATAAACATTAAGATCACGAAGGCGATCGTAAGAATGGCGGGAACCAGATAGGCTTTTTGGGTCAGATCGCGTCCGGTTGAGACGATAGGAAACAGTTGGCTCAGGGTCACATCACTGGGAGGAATGCCACCGGGCATTGGCTCCCCCGGTCGGCGAGTCGCAGCAAATGCGGCAACCGAGGGCAATACGGGATCAGGCGGAGCATCCACACGAGAGACGAGTTGCTGCTCAAACACAAATTCGGGGCCATTTTGCCCCAATGTGATGCGATCGCCCGGATACAAGACCTGACACCCCTGCAATCGGTGTCCATTCAAAAAAGTACCGTTCGCACTACTGAGGTCACAGATTTGCCAGGTGTTAGAACTGCCTGTTACTAAACTGACCTGCGCATGTTGGCGGGAAACACCCCCATAGACCATTGAGTCCAACACAATCTGACATCGGGGATCACGCCCAATCGTCATCTCCCCGGTCAAAGGATAGGTTACATCCGTTGAACTGGCTGCATTCACCGAGGGGAGTTGCCTGAGCACAGGGGTTGCAGCAGCAGGTCCGGTCATCGTCTGGAACGCCTCAATCGCGTAAAAATTTTCTACCCTCAACTATAGAGGAAGACAGAAGAGGGAAAAACGAAGAAAGAATGTAGGGTCAGTTGGGCAAGTGGTCAGGGGGCAGGGGTCAATGGTTCATCGTCAATGGTCAATGGTTAGTAATCAGGGATTGATCGTTGACAGGCACAAGCGATAGCAATGCTCAATTGACAATTGACCCTTAACATTCAGGTTTTAGCTGAACGAACTGCCGCGTAGAACAAAATACCTGTCAGGGGCACCGCCAATGCCAGGATTACCCCTGTCACGGTTGAACCTAGTTGAGGCGTACCAGAGGACAACTCAAAGATGGAACCGACCGCAGCGATCGCCGTTACACACGACGCTGCCAAAAACACACCACTTTTTGGAGTTACGTACATCAGAGTTTGTTGAATGGGTTACAAGCGAGATCGCACTTATGCGTCAATCGGCTTTACAGCTTCGACTGAAAACCCATGCTTTGTCAACTCTTGATTGAGTACCAGAGCATTGTC is a genomic window of Oscillatoria sp. FACHB-1407 containing:
- a CDS encoding PrsW family glutamic-type intramembrane protease is translated as MTGPAAATPVLRQLPSVNAASSTDVTYPLTGEMTIGRDPRCQIVLDSMVYGGVSRQHAQVSLVTGSSNTWQICDLSSANGTFLNGHRLQGCQVLYPGDRITLGQNGPEFVFEQQLVSRVDAPPDPVLPSVAAFAATRRPGEPMPGGIPPSDVTLSQLFPIVSTGRDLTQKAYLVPAILTIAFVILMFIAVGTPVLFNLLLAAYIAGAAYYFVYQLCGKRKPWWLLVSAGVMTMLLLVSPVLELFILVFRVILPGSIPEGEPSGNFLNLLVGMFFGAGLMEELLKAIPVLLAYYIGTQLRSPLRERIGVWEPLDGILLGTASAVGFTLLETLGQYVPNIINDVTLQAGEGTGELVGLQLLIPRVLGSIAGHMAYSGYLGYFIGLSVLKPSKRWQILGVGYLTAAILHTLWNTTGSINFLILAIVGILSYAFLAAAILKARALSPTRSQNFATRFSRLP